A region from the Cannabis sativa cultivar Pink pepper isolate KNU-18-1 chromosome 9, ASM2916894v1, whole genome shotgun sequence genome encodes:
- the LOC133029047 gene encoding uncharacterized protein LOC133029047 produces the protein MAPELKLPISSHFTGRLTYRGTDRFRYIKAKFTEMDLVDTVKASPFGHFWEARELTFSGALVHNLLLRKMKVDTEKEDEVWFHVGRNDMRFRRIEFGLITGLPMGSAPTDEEIHAKSNDHLVRTYFEGKSYVQLDSLMVQLERCEDKDDAYKLGLIAFIEGVLVSKEGNVQVWPEMLKFVNDLEFFFKYSWGERAFRKLMETLGKNMQHYKDNVDKKKGKKIAQEAKYTVSGYVPAFQYWAYEAIEKFGKKYAHCNWTKFPRMLSWKTPEGQRKQDVKATDIALLFNNRLVVKKCLFPRPSEEAYFKSINEGKAPLCFEMDVEQTVDVDGTQESVFETQAKTINEAVTKANLVPPPPAPEVHEPSTSAGPSAPTSTTVDTDLAKRLDSIEARLEKLESQQEAVMLAQTGLVNSHLSMRRSFTESQKDLKETLLAKMDELMAMVKGAPTPAPQNEEQVESDNEDVFPEDWEADDNEAPSTPLEAIITAIGDTQSQDEVLLLPGPPENVPFVRKRKPPKYLNDYTAEKKKRRVLPENVDPERPADRRLLRTFKRWLIGDIPNARPRNVHTGVGDVKFFTTLFLKAEWLHDDHIDAISHLMRRRRHHFPELYPQPGVIFDTTLPQFLIGIWGYETGDRSTFEWPDAVKQYYLGMESRYMPCWKDLNFIYFVLYFDHQKHWVAVEVDIDMWQIRVYDNDLACTTDAQFDAIMLPWTQLFPHLLRSTGYYDQVNNNILNVDLGDSSQLRSMHARRMPSEVVPQSRTSGDCGVYALEYIEHLMLNRSLDNITDDNMRMFRDRWCVDLFYQNLTW, from the exons ATGGCTCCTGAACTTAAACTTCCAATTTCCTCGCATTTCACGGGACGTCTTACCTATCGAGGTACAGATAGGTTCAGATATATCAAGGCCAAGTTTACTGAGATGGATTTGGTTGACACAGTAAAGGCTAGTCCTTTCGGACACTTTTGGGAAGCTAGAGAGTTGACTTTCTCCGGCGCGTTGGTCCACAACCTCCTCTTACGAAAaatgaaagtggacacagaaaagGAGGATGAGGTTTGGTTTCATGTAGGGAGAAATGACATGAGATTCAGACGGATAGAGTTTGGACTCATTACTGGCTTACCTATGGGTAGTGCCCCTACAGACGAGGAAATACACGCCAAGTCCAACGACCATCTAGTTCGGACTTATTTTGAAGGGAAGAGTTATGTTCAGTTGGACTCCCTTATGGTCCAACTTGAGAGGTGCGAAGATAAAGATGATGCCTACAAGCTTGGACTGATCGCTTTCATTGAAGGTGTATTAGTATCAAAGGAGGGCAATGTCCAAGTTTGGCCTGAGATGTTGAAGTTTGTTAACGATCTCGAATTCTTCTTTAAGTATTCGTGGGGCGAGCGCGCTTTTCGTAAGCTGATGGAGACATTAGGAAAGAATATGCAACATTACAAGGATAATGTTGACAAGAAGAAGGGGAAGAAGATTGCTCAGGAGGCAAAGTACACTGTTAGTGGCTATGTACCTGCCTTTCAGTACTGGGCATACGAAGCAATTGAGAAGTTTGGGAAGAAGTATGCCCACTGCAACTGGACCAAGTTCCCCAGAATGTTGAGCTGGAAAACACCGGAGGGCCAGCGGAAACAAGATGTCAAGGCAACCGACATTGCACTGTTATTCAACAATCGG TTGGTGGTGAAGAAGTGCTTGTTTCCCCGGCCCAGTGAAGAGGCATACTTCAAGAGTATTAATGAGGGTAAAGCCCCTCTTTGCTTTGAGATGGATGTGGAACAAACGGTGGACGTTGATGGTACACAGGAGTCTGTGTTTGAAACTCAAGCGAAGACCATCAACGAGGCCGTGACAAAGGCAAATTTAGTTCCACCACCACCGGCACCTGAAGTACACGAGCCATCTACTTCAGCAGGTCCTTCTGCTCCAACCAGTACAACTGTGGACACTGACCTTGCAAAGAGGTTGGATAGCATTGAGGCCCGGCTGGAGAAGCTTGAGTCCCAGCAGGAAGCCGTCATGTTGGCACAGACGGGGTTAGTAAATAGCCATCTCAGTATGAGGCGGTCCTTCACAGAGAGTCAGAAAGATCTGAAGGAGACTCTACTGGCTAAGATGGACGAGTTGATGGCAATGGTAAAAGGAGCGCCCACACCTGCACCGCAAAATGAGGAACAAGTGGAGAGTGATAATGAAGATGTCTTCCCAGAAGATTGGGAAGCAGATGATAACGAGGCACCGTCAACTCCATTGGAAGCAATTATCACGGCCATTGGTGATACACAATCACAGGACGAAGTCCTACTTCTACCTGGACCCCCAGAAAATGTGCCATTTGTGAGGAAGAGGAAGCCGCCAAAGTACTTGAACGACTACACTGCGGAAAAGAAAAAGAGGCGAGTTCTTCCAGAGAACGTAGACCCGGAGAGACCAGCAGACCGTAGATTGCTTCGTACGTTCAAGAGGTGGTTGATTGGAGACATTCCCAATGCCCGACCTAGGAATGTGCACACCGGTGTTGGCGATGTCAAGTTCTTCACAACATTGTTTCTAAAGGCGGAGTGGCTTCACGATGAT CACATAGATGCCATATCACACTTGATGAGGAGGAGACGCCATCATTTTCCAGAGTTGTACCCTCAGCCAGGTGTGATTTTTGACACAACACTTCCACAATTCCTCATAGGCATTTGGGGCTACGAGACTGGTGACAGAAGTACGTTTGAATGGCCAGATGCAGTGAAGCAGTACTATCTGGGTATGGAGAGCCGTTACATGCCATGTTGGAAGGATTTGAACTTCATATACTTCGTCCTGTACTTCGATCATCAAAAACATTGGGTTGCTGTTGAGGTAGATATTGATATGTGGCAGATTCGGGTGTACGATAATGATTTAGCATGCACCACCGACGCACAGTTTGATGCCATCATGCTACCTTGGACTCAGTTGTTTCCACATCTGCTGAGGTCTACTGGCTATTATGATCAAGTGAACAACAACATTCTGAATGTGGACTTAGGGGACAGTAGCCAACTCAGATCAATGCATGCTAGACGCATGCCAAGTGAGGTGGTTCCCCAAAGTAGAACAAG TGGTGATTGCGGGGTGTATGCACTTGAGTACATCGAACACCTAATGCTGAATCGGTCCTTGGACAACATTACAGATGATAACATGAGAATGTTCAGAGATCGGTGGTGTGTAGACTTGTTTTATCAGAACTTAACGTGGTAA
- the LOC115723848 gene encoding uncharacterized protein LOC115723848, giving the protein MNVTHKFKTDVCNTQIWLAAYAWSKRECDRHLQVLRQMDPPIAAYVDNIGLEKWARPYCLGDRYNIMTNNAAESLNNVTEEFWAYPITFLVEFIRFTLQNWFANRLEKASKCVTPLATHFEEDLIKQHEDGRRRSVLRNGAQLFNVGRGADGSDFEKGGDVNLVERTCTCGMFQLLKIPCPHACAAALTQNVSLYALSSPYYTKETWKNTYDATINLVGEEDEWVLPEHMQNMRIGVPVEKKPVGRPRKSNAGRLQTNRFPSNGQKVKEPRKCSNCGALGHNKATCKARV; this is encoded by the coding sequence ATGAATGTCAcccacaagttcaagactgatGTATGTAACACGCAAATATGGTTGGCCgcttacgcatggtcgaagaGGGAATGTGATAGACATTTGCAGGTGCTTCGACAGATGGATCCTCCCATCGCTGCTTATGTTGACAATATAGGATTAGAAAAATGGGCTCGTCCTTATTGTCTAGGAGACAGGTACAACATCATGACAAACAACGCTGCAGAAAGCCTTAACAACGTGACTGAAGAATTTTGGGCATATCCAATAACTTTTCTAGTTGAGTTCATAAGGTTCACACTACAAAATTGGTTTGCTAACCGTCTCGAGAAGGCAAGTAAGTGTGTTACCCCTTTGGCAACTCATTTTGAGGAAGATTTGATAAAGCAACACGAGGATGGTAGACGTAGAAGTGTCCTACGTAACGGTGCACAATTGTTTAATGTTGGAAGAGGTGCTGACGGTTCTGACTTTGAAAAAGGCGGAGATGTGAACTTAGTTGAGAGAACATGCACTTGCGGCATGTTCCAATTGTTGAAAATTCCTTGTCCCCATGCATGTGCCGCAGCGCTTACTCAGAATGTCAGTCTCTACGCTCTGTCATCCCCATATTACACAAAGGAGACGTGGAAGAATACTTACGATGCAACAATTAATCTTGTGGGCGAGGAGGATGAATGGGTGCTTCCAGAACACATGCAGAACATGAGAATCGGTGTACCAGTGGAGAAGAAACctgtaggtcgtccaagaaaGAGCAATGCAGGAAGACTACAGACTAACCGATTTCCATCGAACGGTCAAAAAGTCAAGGAACCACGCAAATGTTCAAACTGTGGCGCATTGGGACACAACAAAGCTACTTGCAAGGCTAGGGTTTGA